The following are encoded in a window of Carya illinoinensis cultivar Pawnee chromosome 15, C.illinoinensisPawnee_v1, whole genome shotgun sequence genomic DNA:
- the LOC122295503 gene encoding protein ASPARTIC PROTEASE IN GUARD CELL 1-like, translating into MQQTSQMASNAYFCFFFSTIFFASSLISLFPLAFSRDLPETTHTFLDVSASLEQARAVLNFDHETVKPLVQHKEPLQQAQVGNSTFFSVQVYPRESLYKSSHEDYKSLVLARLERDSVRVESLTTKFQLALDGVKKSDLKPVEELVPEDLSTPVVSGISQGSGEYFSRIGVGTPAKPFYMVLDTGSDLIWLQCKPCARCYQQYDPIFDPTSSSSYEPLSCACPQCQVVQITGCSAGKCLYRISYGDGSNSTGDMVTETVSIGSSGALNNIALGCGHDNEGLFVGAAGLLGLGGGSLSFPYQIKASSFSYCLVDRDSSMSSTLDFNSAPPADSVTTTLLKNEKIDTFYFVGVDGLSVGGMPLPIPASVFQMDASGNGGIIIDSGTVITRLQTQAYNALRDAFVRLTRDLPSTRGVALFDTCYDLSSRTSVQVPTVSFRFSGGESLKLPAKNYLIPVDSAGTYCLAFAPTPSSLSIIGNFQQQGTRVSYDLANSRLAFSPNKC; encoded by the coding sequence ATGCAGCAGACCTCACAAATGGCTTCAAACGCGTACTtctgtttcttcttctccaCCATTTTCTTTGCTTCTTCCTTgatttctctctttcctttggCTTTCTCTCGAGACTTACCCGAGACTACTCATACATTCCTTGACGTCTCGGCCTCTCTCGAACAAGCCCGTGCAGTCCTCAACTTCGACCATGAAACCGTTAAGCCCTTGGTTCAACACAAAGAGCCCCTGCAACAAGCTCAGGTCGGTAATTCCACTTTTTTCTCGGTTCAGGTTTACCCACGAGAGTCACTTTACAAGTCCTCGCATGAAGACTACAAGAGCCTTGTTCTTGCTCGACTCGAGCGTGACTCGGTCCGGGTCGAATCTCTCACCACCAAGTTCCAGCTGGCCCTTGACGGTGTGAAGAAGTCGGATCTTAAACCTGTGGAGGAGCTTGTCCCCGAGGATCTGTCCACTCCGGTCGTGTCCGGAATTAGCCAGGGTAGCGGTGAGTATTTCTCGCGCATTGGTGTGGGAACCCCCGCCAAGCCTTTCTACATGGTGCTCGATACTGGGAGCGACCTCATCTGGCTCCAATGTAAGCCCTGTGCGCGCTGCTACCAGCAATACGATCCTATATTCGACCcaacttcttcctcttcctacGAGCCCCTTTCCTGCGCTTGTCCGCAATGCCAGGTCGTCCAGATTACAGGTTGTAGCGCAGGAAAGTGTCTTTATCGCATCTCCTATGGCGATGGGTCGAACTCCACTGGCGACATGGTAACAGAGACAGTGTCGATCGGGAGCTCTGGAGCATTGAACAATATCGCTTTGGGCTGCGGCCACGACAACGAGGGTTTGTTCGTTGGGGCAGCCGGATTACTCGGACTCGGTGGGGGTTCACTCTCGTTTCCCTATCAGATCAAAGCGTCGTCGTTCTCATACTGCCTCGTGGACCGTGACTCGAGCATGTCCTCGACTCTCGACTTCAACTCGGCTCCACCCGCTGACTCGGTCACTACCACTTTacttaaaaatgaaaagattgaCACGTTCTACTTCGTAGGAGTCGATGGACTGAGCGTCGGGGGTATGCCCCTCCCGATCCCGGCCTCGGTGTTTCAAATGGACGCCTCAGGAAACGGCGGAATCATCATCGACTCGGGTACGGTCATAACCCGATTGCAGACCCAGGCCTACAACGCCCTCCGCGACGCGTTCGTGCGGTTAACTCGGGACCTGCCATCGACGAGAGGCGTAGCTCTGTTCGACACGTGCTACGATCTGTCATCCCGTACCTCCGTGCAAGTTCCAACGGTGTCGTTCCGGTTCTCGGGAGGGGAGTCGCTGAAGCTACCGGCAAAGAACTATCTGATCCCCGTCGACTCGGCCGGAACCTACTGTCTGGCCTTTGCGCCTACACCATCATCTCTGTCTATTATTGGGAACTTTCAGCAACAGGGGACACGTGTCAGCTACGATTTGGCAAACTCGCGGTTGGCGTTCTCACCCAACAAATGTTAA